The sequence below is a genomic window from Anaerolineales bacterium.
TCAACGCCATCCCGCTGGAAATCCTAATGGGGGGAAGCGAACAATCGCCCGAAGAAATTCTCCGGGAACACGAAACCGTCATCCTGCCGCTGATCGAAGCCCGCCTGACGGAAACGGCGGACATCGCCAAAATCGCCGACCGCTGGTTTCCCCGCTCGCTGCTGGTGGAGATCTCTCACGGCCACCTGAACCTGGCGGAGGCGGTGCTCGACGTCGCCGGGGGCGGACCACTGCCGACGAGTGCGCTGTTGGAGCACCTCGAACTGCCGAGCAGCGTGGATCCGCGCCTGACCGCCTTTTCCCTGGAGCACGCGCTGTACCGGGATGAGCGCTTTGAGGAAGTCGGCCCCGCCGGCGAGATGGCTTGGTTCCTGCGCCGGTTGGAACCGCCGGAAGTCACCTTTCCGCCGCGGCGCCTGGCCTATGCGCCGGAGACTCCTGCGTCCGGCAAACTCCCCGAACAGATGCAGGCACTGGCGGCCGATCTGGAGGATGAGTGGAGTCCGGCGGCGGGCCCGGCCGGAGAGGTCGAAGAAGTCTCGCTGACCCTCACCTTCCCGCATTGGCGGGTTGGTACCCTGCCGCTTAACCCAAAGCTGGCATCGGTGTTCCCCCAAGCCCACCAAGCCACCCGGATCCGGTTCGATTTTGTGGACTCCGAATCCGGGGAACGGTTTCCCGGATGGGTGGTGACGCCGTTCCGCTTCGTGTTCGGATTGGCGGATTGGTATCCGAAAAAGGGGTTGCTCCCCGGCGGGTTGCTTCGTATCCGCAGGGGGGATCAACCCGGCGAGGTTGTATTGGATCCGGCGACCCGCCGACCGGCGCGGGAATGGATCCGCACCGCCACCGCCTCGCCCAACCACCGGCTGACCTTCACCATGCAGAAGCAGGCGGTTTCCGTCGAGTATGACGAATTGGCGGTGATCGCCGTCGACGACCTGCAAGCCGTGGACGAACTCTGGCTGCGGATGAACGAGCAGAAAACGCCCTTGGAATCGCTGATCGCCGACGTTTTTCGCGAACTGGCAAAGTTGAATCCCCAAAGCACGGTCCATGCGCGCACGCTTTACAACGCGGTCAATGTCGTGCGCCGGCTTCCGCCCCTGCCGGTGTTTGCGGAATTGATGCAGCGGACGTATTATTCCCACATGGGGGATTTGTATTACCGGTTCGACGAGGTCAAATGGACCGAGACCCGCTAAGCGAATCCGGCGCTGGACGCCTGATCAAGCCAAGCCTTTCCACCCGGTTCCACATCGACCTCAATTGGTGGCGGCGCAACGAACGCGAGTGGCGGGTTTATCTGCTCAGCCACCTTTGCCCCGAGCACCGCAGCGCCCTGGAATCCGTCGCCGACGGCTCCCGGATCGACTGGGTCGATCCGCATACGGCGGAGGTGCGTTCGATCGACGGCATCCAGCACGCTTTGATCACGCACTGCAGCCTTCAGCCGGAGTACATCTCCCCGAAGACCACGTTGGTCGACGCCGTCTTCCGCGTGTTCCTGGCCAATGGGAACACGCCGTTGACCGTATCCGAAATATCGGAAAAAATCGGACGCCCGGCGAATACCATTCTGCGAACCCTGTCCGGAGCCCGCGTGTACAAGGGGCTCCGGCCGGCGGACGGATAGGCAGGCAACCGCCCGCATTGTTCAGCGCGTAGATGCGGCTATTGCGGCGCCGATCCGTCCGCGTCGATTTTATGAGTAAAGGCCGCACGGTTGGCCTTCGATTCGCAAAATTCGCTTGACGCACCGGAACAGAACGGGAAAGATGATAATAATGAAGAGAATAAACTCGTTCGATCCAGGGGATTGCGGAGATTGCAGTGAACCTTCTGCCTGCAGCGGTGCCTGCGGGCGGGACGAGGGATGCGGCCAGGCTTGCCGCAACCCGTATCCACGGGGTTTGACTCGAAGAACGTTCTTGAAACTCGCGCTGGCGGCGGGCGGCATGGCGGGGTGCAGGCCGGCGATAACGCAAACCCCAACCCCCGCCGAAACCGCCGCTCCGAAACCCTCCCGCACCCCCACAATCGCGCCGCGGTGGAACAAGGTGCGCGAGTTCACCGCTCCCAAGGGCATGAAATTCGCCGCTTTCCACGATGCAGATTTCGGCGTATTGTTGTTGACCGAAAACAAGGTTTGGAATACAAGCGACATCCGGGTCACCGCCGACGGCGGAAAGACGCTGACCGTCGGAACCACCGAAGACGATTATTGCCGTTTCGGCGTGGATATCGTAGACCGCGACATCCTGTGGAATTGCGGGCGCGGGACGCCTTCCGGGGAAGGCATCGGCCACACGACTCCGACCGGATGGAAGCATGCCGTCAGTGTGAGTACCGACGGCGGACTGACCTGGGTCAACACAAGCCCGTTGGACGGCGAAGGTCCGCTGCATTTCGCGGGAGCGTCGAACCGGGGGGCGGGTTGGGCTTGCCATATTAGTTTTGTAGATGCGCAAACGGGTTGGGTGGCTTCCAGCCATCCCCAGCTGGCTGCCACCTCCGACGGGGGTGAGCATTGGGTTCCACTCTCCCTGCCGGAGAATTTGCCGAATATCGCGGCGATGAATTGCCTGGACCGGGAAAACGGCTGCCTGCTCGATTTTCAGGGCTTTTTATATCAAACCGCCGATGCCGGAGCATCGTGGACCAGTCAAGAACTGGTCTTGTCGGAAGGGCAGTCGATGATTTCCATGGTTAATGCGCCGTTGCGGGTGGCCGCTGTCCGGTTCACCGATCCGGATCACGGACTGGTGGCGGCAAGCCTGTCGGGCGGAGGCAAATCGCAAATGGCCGTTTACCGTACTACCGACGGCGGCCGGTCCTGGACCGTTGACTCCATACCCAAGCTGCTGGCCTTGCCGTATCTCAGCCGGGACGGCAAATTCCTCACGGCGGTGGATTTCATTAAAGGGGACAGACTTAGTTTGTGGACTTTCGCATAAAGCGGAGGCCCGCGAAGGAAGACTCAAGGGCCTGCGCATGGAAACGGCTCGGCAGACGTAATCCGAAACCTCCGGCGTCTTAAAAAGGCGAAAGACGGGGCATCGGAATGGCCACCCGGCGATTGCGGATGCTCGGCCTGACCGGCGGTTTATGGTTGCTTGGAGCATTCCAAGATAGCTGGAAACCCTTCCCCCACGGGGCTAAAGCCCAGCGTTGAAAAAACCACTGGAAAAGAGGCAATCATCCATAGGAAAAAATCCATTTCGTAAAACAAGGCATTACGGAACGACGTAATCAGCGATCACATCCTGAAGTTCGATCAATACCGGTGATGGGAGAATTCTTCCGCTGAATTTGTTAGAATATTGTCCAAGCCCCTGTAGCTCAACGGATAGAGCATCGGACTTCTAATCCGGTGGTTGTGGGTTCGAATCCCGCCAGGGGCGCTCGATTTAATCTCCGCTTTGATCCCGGAAGGGTGGATCGCAGGGTCGGCCGGGGCAAGCGATTCCCGTCAGGAGCGCCAGGAGCCCGCCGGCCGAATGAAGAAGTTTACCGGCATCGGCGCCGTTCGGCGCAACGCCTTGTCATAAAAATCAAGCCGCCGCCCGGAGGCGGCGTGCGGAGTTCACGGTTGTCCATTTTAGGGGCTGGGGCGGTGAGCTTTGCTCCCGCTCTGCCAAAGACCCCTCCGATCCGCTGGAATTGTTTGACTCTCGACGTCATATGCCGGCGGTCGGCGGCTTGTAAACGTACTATATCCCCGCTTGGTGCGGATTTCCATTAACACGTAATAAATCCACAACCCACCGTCACGCACAGCCGCGCGATTCCGGCTATTCCGGCTATTCCGGCTATTACGGCGGTCCTTCGGATGCCCGCCCCCCAGCATTGCATCTTGATTACATTCCTCAAACCGGTTACAAGGGATCTTTTAGAAAGCGGAAGCGAAAAGACCGGGTCCATGCGGCGGTTCATTGAATTGCTCGGCGGCCGGCGGCGGATGGAGACCGAAGAGAACCTACCGGCAGAGGGTCGTATAATTCGATCCGGATCGTCCGCGAGAAGGAGGGCACGTGGCCCACATTGTCAACGTCGAACAGATGCGCGCGCTGGAATCCGAAGCTGACCGCAAAGGGGTAAGTTATGATCGGATGATGGACCGAGCCGGCGAAGCCGTCTTCAATTGGACGGTCCGCCAATCCGGGCCGGCGTCCGGCAAACGGGTGGTGGTCCTTTGCGGCGGAGGAAACAACGGCGGGGACGGTCTGGTGGCTGCCGTTCATTTCGCGCAAGCCGGAGCCGCCGTGCGGACTTTCCTCGCCGTGGAGCGCCGGAGCGGCGACCCGCGCCGCAAAGCGGCGCAGGCGGCGGGCTGTTCCGTGGAAGAGTGCGCAAGGGAAGCCGGATATCCGGCTTTGGCGGAATCCGTGAAGCAGGCGGATGTTCTCATCGACGCCGTTCTGGGGACCGGGTTCCGGCTTCCGCTAAGGCCGCCGATCCTCCGCTTCATGGAAACCGTCGGCGCCGCCCTGGCACAAAGACGACGCAGGCCTTTCATCACCGCTGTCGATTGCCCCTCGGGCGTGGATTGCGATTCGGGGGAAACCGCCCCGCAAGCCATCGCGGCCGACCTCACCGTCACCCTGGGTGCCGCCAAACCGGGGTTAGTAGCCTTTCCGGCGGCGGAATCACTCGGCCGGTTGGTGGTCGCTGATATCGGTTTGCCCGGAGATTTGGAGATCTTCAAGGAGCCGGGACCGCTATTGGCGGATTCCGGTCTGGTGGGCGGATGGCTGACGCCGCGTCCGCGAAATTCGCATAAGGGAACATATGGGCGGGTTATCATCGTCGGAGGGTCGGCCAACTATCCCGGAGCCCCGGCCCTGGCAGGCTTAGGAGCTTACCGCACCGGCGCCGGATTGGTCACCCTGGCGGTTCCCGTTCCCGTGCATCCGGCCGCAGTTTCCATCGTCCCTGAAGCGACATGGATCGTCCTGCCGGATGATATGGGAGTCATCACGGCGGGAGCGGCGGAAGTCCTGTTGCCTGAGGCCGCCGCGGCAGAGGCCTTGGTCCTCGGACCCGGGATGGGAAGGGAAAAACAGACGGCGGCGTTCCTGAAGGAAATGCTTTGCCGGGGGCAGGGGAAAAAGGCGCACATCGGGTTCGGCGCCGTGGAAAAAACGGTGGGCGGCGACGAAGTGCGCCGTCCGCCGTGGATTGTGGACGCCGACGCCCTGCGTGTTCTTTCCACGATTCCGGAATGGTGGAAAATGCTTCCGCCGGGATCCATCCTGACCCCGCACCCCGGGGAAATGGCGGCCCTGACCGGACTGGCGGTGGAAGCGATCCAACGCGACCGGACGGAAATCGCATTGCGGTTTGCGAAGGCGTGGAACGCGGTGGTCGTTCTGAAGGGGGCGTTCACCGTGGCGGCTGCTCCGGACGGCCGGTGTGCGGTCGAACCGTTCGCAACACCGGCCCTGGCCAAGGCCGGGACGGGGGATGTGCTGGCCGGCGTGGTCGGAGGATTGGTAGCCCAGGGGAGGGAACGCTGGCAGGCGGCGGTGCTCGGCGCTTATTTGCACGGCCGGGCGGGGGAACTGGCGGCCGAACAGGCCGGGGCGTCGGATTCCGTAATGGCAGGCGACGCGGCTTTGTACCTCTCCCGATCCATCGCCGAATTGCGCCATGCCGAATGAACAACCGCGTGGCAAGCCGCACGGCGCCACGGTGTGCAACCCCCAACAACTGCGCAGCCTGCCCTCATTGTGGGGGCAGGCTGCCCGATTCCCCCGCTTTCCCTCGCTTTACTCGGGACAGGCGCTCAGGATAGGCGCGGGGAATTAATCATCCCGCAAGATCGTCAAAAAACGGCGGGAATACCGCCCCTTTTCCTACCCTATCAACGGCGGGTTGATCAACGGGTCCAATCCGGAATGAATGACGACGAAAGTCGTTTGACCGGGGGCGATATCCACTTCGAAATAATAGTGCCTCCACCAAACCCAGGCGTCGATCACGTAGGTGCCCGCCGGCAAGTCGCCGACCACGAAATTCTCCTGATAGATGTCGTCCGGATGGGCCACGTTCCCCACGTAGGTCAACAGCTTCCATTCCTTGTACGTGCCTTGCCGCCGCAGGATGAACGGATACTCGATCAGCGGCCAGGAGTCGGTGGTTTCGATCCGGCCGGCCAGAACCCCATACCCGATCGGCGGCACCAGCCATAGCTCTGGATTTCTCGAGCAATAGAAAGAATCTTCGCCGATGCGCACTTCGAAGTGCAGGTGCGGGCCGGTGGTATTGCCCGTGGCGCCGACCAGACCAAGTTGGTCGCCGGCTTTAACCCGCTGCCCGGGGGAAACGTCCACCTGCGAGAGGTGCGCATAGGCGGTGAAAACGTCCTGGCCGAGGTATCCGAAATCGTGCCGGATCGTGACCGCCATGCCGTACGGGTCGTTGATGTTCGGGAAATGGCCGAAGAGGCCGACCCCCACCCAATTTACAATTCCGTCTGCGGAGGCGATGACCGGAGTCTTGGCTTTGGCCGGAAAATCCACGCCGTTATGCGGCTCGAACAAGTCGTTCAGGTCGCTGGCGTAGCGGTAATCGGTGTCGATCCAATTCACGTACGTGGACGGGATTGGACGGTCGAACCAAAAATGATCCTCGGCGCGGAGCTGCAAAGGGGCTTTGTAGGGAGCCGGCCGTTCCGAAGTGGAGGGCGGATACTCAAGCACGGACGTGGGATCCAAGGCCGGGGGAGTGGATGCCACTCCGTAGAACATGTCGACCGTGGAAGTGGCGAGTGAAACCCATCCGCCGCCGGCCAGCACCGGAAAAACCGGCCAGACCAGCACGGCCAGAATCAACGCCGTCGCGCCGGGAAGGAGGAGGCTTCGGA
It includes:
- a CDS encoding NAD(P)H-hydrate dehydratase, which gives rise to MAHIVNVEQMRALESEADRKGVSYDRMMDRAGEAVFNWTVRQSGPASGKRVVVLCGGGNNGGDGLVAAVHFAQAGAAVRTFLAVERRSGDPRRKAAQAAGCSVEECAREAGYPALAESVKQADVLIDAVLGTGFRLPLRPPILRFMETVGAALAQRRRRPFITAVDCPSGVDCDSGETAPQAIAADLTVTLGAAKPGLVAFPAAESLGRLVVADIGLPGDLEIFKEPGPLLADSGLVGGWLTPRPRNSHKGTYGRVIIVGGSANYPGAPALAGLGAYRTGAGLVTLAVPVPVHPAAVSIVPEATWIVLPDDMGVITAGAAEVLLPEAAAAEALVLGPGMGREKQTAAFLKEMLCRGQGKKAHIGFGAVEKTVGGDEVRRPPWIVDADALRVLSTIPEWWKMLPPGSILTPHPGEMAALTGLAVEAIQRDRTEIALRFAKAWNAVVVLKGAFTVAAAPDGRCAVEPFATPALAKAGTGDVLAGVVGGLVAQGRERWQAAVLGAYLHGRAGELAAEQAGASDSVMAGDAALYLSRSIAELRHAE
- a CDS encoding M23 family metallopeptidase; amino-acid sequence: MDSFNSDKQMTSPTGGIRSLLLPGATALILAVLVWPVFPVLAGGGWVSLATSTVDMFYGVASTPPALDPTSVLEYPPSTSERPAPYKAPLQLRAEDHFWFDRPIPSTYVNWIDTDYRYASDLNDLFEPHNGVDFPAKAKTPVIASADGIVNWVGVGLFGHFPNINDPYGMAVTIRHDFGYLGQDVFTAYAHLSQVDVSPGQRVKAGDQLGLVGATGNTTGPHLHFEVRIGEDSFYCSRNPELWLVPPIGYGVLAGRIETTDSWPLIEYPFILRRQGTYKEWKLLTYVGNVAHPDDIYQENFVVGDLPAGTYVIDAWVWWRHYYFEVDIAPGQTTFVVIHSGLDPLINPPLIG